A stretch of Methylogaea oryzae DNA encodes these proteins:
- a CDS encoding non-ribosomal peptide synthetase: MKPLRDFLAQLEAKDIRLWLEGDGLRFRAPKDALTADLRQELATRKQEVIAALAQAGGPEPIAPLPEGADIPISYAQQRLWFLAGMERDSPVYNVFACYVAAGALNAKALENALADLVRRHHSLRMCFPEVEGKAAVRLLEAYAPLQIDDLSHLSGATQRQALDRHVESLSHFRFDLATGPLFQARLLVLGNDRHALLFAMHHIISDGWSMSLMYQELSQLYTAYSRDETPALAPLSIHYGDYAAWQRRRLSGATLDALLDYWRGQLDGAPELLALPTDRPRPPVMSYRGGHFQTRLAPDAAQQLRALSRQQGCTLFMTLLAAFYLLLARYSGQRDIVVGVPIANRTQPQTHGLIGFFVNTLVMRTVLGEEQSFLDLLQQVRQTAIGAYDHQELPFETLVERLNPERSLAYAPLFQVTFSLLNEPMEQLQLPQLRVEPLPDRTIVPYSKFDLGLLLMEQKDGLLCTWEYAADLFDGATVERMARRYETLLQAILQDPGRCIDDLPLLPPEEAARIQAWNRRAAADAPEWSVIDQFEDRAARCPDRTALVCRGVATSYRELNRQANRLARRLLERGVTAETVVAVCLESSLEMLAAILAIHKAGGVHLPMDPNYPSARLAFVLEDSRAALLLTGAPLLQRCASLPAVETLCLEADVATAPADDANPARTTRPSDAAYIIYTSGSTGQPKGVVVEHRGLANTTAWCMAYFGVRDTDRCLQAVNVAFDAIMLDLWPCLCSGAALYVAEPGLLASSDDLKAWLDDHGITLAGLPTPIAESLLSDGWRSRSLTRLFTGGDRLHRYPPQTANFKLHNLYGPTECSIVTSATPVLPKRPADPEFPAIGAPIANTRIVILDGRDNPLPIGVPGELCIAGTGLARGYLNRPELTAEKFCEVELFGRRERVYKSGDLARLRCLNDSTGDLTVEFLGRIDQQVKLRGFRIELGEIEAALAQHGAVDEAVVLLYDKRGEKRLVAYVTPSIATDELRAWLKAWLPDYMIPADFIALDQLPLTPNGKVDKAALPEPHIAAASGPAQAAPPGDETEMLLCSLWSQVLGLPIDNVHSDFFRAGGHSLVATQLASRLRDSFGVEVPVKAIFEYPVLKDLAAWLRRQQGAPELPPLLPLADGEEPVLSFAQRRLWFLAKLDGQSTTYNIPAALRLEGNLNRPALQTALATLIQRHVSLRLCFPEIDGRPALRVRDGDVPLAVTDLSGLPEADRQKELNRLIAEHALFPFDLAAGPLIDLRLVKLGETSHVLLLNLHHIVSDGWSMGIFLREWRELYDSQVEGRPPRLADPGVQYTDYAAWQRGWLQGEFLERQLHYWETKLAGAPALLHLPTDAPRPALMSYNGARLKRVVPPAVGQRLEQLGREHSATLYMVLLAAFDVLLYRYSGCDDILVGSPIANRTHSRTEDIVGLFVNTLVLRTRIDPSADFIDLLSAVRRTALEAYAHQDIPFEYLVERLKPQRSLSYSPLFQVMFSLQNAPMEALELAELNVSFLPHQYPIAKYDLTLDVVERADGLHCHWEYCSDLFQAETVLAMAEHFALLLEAIAADPARCPHQFPILPQEEAQRLRALGEAREEFPGQPTVVGLFDRQARATPQHPALLSDAGQLSYRQLAARADHLAGRLIDLGVQTGDIVAICMERGADMVAALLGVLKAGGAYLPIDPHHPQARIALLLEECGTQLVLTQSGTWHALPTSAAKAVPVDALWQSMPDGIQPVDRSRPDGLAYVIYTSGSTGRPKGVAVEHAALAGHWHAAQRIYRVTPQDRVLNFAAFTFDVALEQITAALLAGATLVLPPHDVLDAQRFLQFMRHWAVTVADLPPAYWQQVLTLLEKAEELPPALRLLILGGEALDAGLARRTAERLAHRPELTVLNAYGPTEGVITATVFQVDGDTGQQRFAASAPIGTPLANVGAHILDRNHRPVPIGVPGELCISGALARGYLNRPELTEQSFIELEVFGQRRRLYKTGDQARWVRTDGDGLILEFLGRMDHQIKLRGFRIEPGEIETVLARHEGIREAAVIPSPHGGQLVAFVTGQPPEDLREWLKRQLPDYMVPASFVTLPALPLTSAGKVDRAALAGMVESGGDANTAPAYTAPRNPAEERLCELWQSLLGRERVGIHDDFFELGGHSLLMTELTYQIREVFQTEVSLRRLFESPTVAAMAGLITHGERTGPALDLAGEATLEPDIVPTAPWSPAAPEKLLLTGATGFLGVFLLHELLRQTSADIYCLVRCADGAEGNRRLREQLQAHRIWDEAFAQRIIAVPGDLAQAGLGMAPEQYRQLAEQLDGIYHNGALVNHVYPYEALKAANVAGTKEILRLAVAGGKTKPVHYVSSILSTEGDDATPVVKETDFPAPEQVAGQGYPQTKWVAEKLMRNAAERGIPVYVYRPTRVCGHSLTGVSNGKDFLTLLLQGCLQIGRMPPIAGVCDNLVPVDYVSRALVHLSKQRELAGQTFHLSNPHSTPLRELLLWAQSYGHRLEEVPYPAWKQALAQSRDNPLYPYLANLPEDNVFARPASQDAARIDCRNTLRGLQGSDIVCPQVDRALFGRQLAAQT; the protein is encoded by the coding sequence ATGAAACCGCTGCGGGATTTTCTGGCCCAGCTGGAAGCAAAGGACATTCGGCTGTGGCTGGAAGGCGACGGCCTGCGCTTCCGCGCGCCCAAGGACGCCTTGACGGCCGACTTGCGGCAAGAACTGGCGACCCGCAAGCAAGAAGTCATCGCCGCCTTGGCCCAAGCCGGCGGGCCTGAACCCATAGCGCCGCTGCCGGAAGGCGCGGACATCCCCATCTCCTACGCCCAGCAGCGCCTGTGGTTTCTCGCCGGGATGGAACGGGACAGCCCGGTCTACAACGTGTTCGCCTGCTACGTCGCGGCCGGCGCGCTCAACGCCAAGGCACTGGAAAACGCGCTGGCCGACTTGGTGCGACGCCATCACAGCCTGCGCATGTGCTTCCCGGAGGTGGAAGGCAAAGCCGCAGTGAGGCTGCTGGAGGCCTACGCGCCGCTGCAGATCGACGACCTGAGCCACCTGAGCGGCGCGACCCAGCGGCAGGCGCTGGACCGGCACGTAGAATCCCTGTCCCACTTCCGTTTCGATCTGGCTACGGGACCCTTGTTCCAGGCGCGATTGCTGGTGCTGGGCAACGACCGGCACGCGCTGCTGTTCGCCATGCACCACATCATCTCCGACGGCTGGTCCATGAGCCTCATGTACCAGGAACTGTCGCAGCTCTACACCGCCTACAGTCGCGATGAAACGCCCGCCCTGGCGCCGCTGTCCATCCACTACGGCGACTACGCGGCCTGGCAGCGGCGGCGGCTCAGCGGCGCAACGCTGGACGCCCTGCTGGATTACTGGCGCGGCCAACTGGACGGCGCGCCGGAATTGCTGGCCTTGCCGACCGACCGCCCGCGTCCGCCCGTCATGAGCTACCGGGGCGGCCATTTCCAAACGCGGCTAGCCCCGGACGCGGCGCAACAACTGCGTGCCTTGAGCCGGCAACAGGGCTGCACCTTGTTCATGACGTTGCTGGCCGCTTTCTACCTGCTGCTGGCCCGCTACAGCGGCCAGCGCGACATCGTAGTGGGCGTCCCCATCGCCAACCGCACCCAGCCGCAAACCCACGGCTTGATCGGCTTTTTCGTCAATACCCTGGTGATGCGGACGGTGTTGGGGGAAGAGCAAAGCTTCCTGGATCTGCTGCAGCAAGTCCGGCAAACCGCCATCGGCGCCTACGACCACCAGGAACTGCCCTTCGAAACCCTGGTGGAGCGGCTCAACCCGGAGCGCAGCCTGGCCTATGCGCCGCTGTTCCAGGTGACTTTTTCCCTGTTGAACGAGCCCATGGAGCAACTCCAGTTGCCCCAGCTGCGAGTCGAGCCTTTGCCAGACCGGACCATCGTGCCCTACTCCAAGTTCGACCTGGGCCTATTGCTGATGGAGCAAAAAGACGGCCTGCTGTGCACCTGGGAATATGCCGCCGACCTGTTCGACGGCGCTACCGTGGAACGCATGGCCCGCCGCTACGAAACGCTGTTGCAAGCCATCCTGCAAGACCCCGGCCGCTGCATCGACGACCTGCCGCTGTTGCCGCCCGAGGAAGCCGCGCGGATCCAGGCCTGGAACCGCCGCGCAGCGGCCGATGCGCCGGAATGGTCGGTCATCGACCAATTCGAGGATCGGGCGGCGCGCTGCCCCGACCGCACCGCCCTGGTGTGCCGGGGCGTGGCGACAAGCTACCGGGAGCTCAACCGGCAGGCCAATCGCCTGGCGCGCCGACTGCTGGAACGGGGCGTCACGGCGGAAACCGTGGTGGCGGTGTGCCTGGAAAGCTCTCTGGAAATGCTCGCCGCCATCCTGGCGATCCACAAGGCGGGCGGCGTGCACCTGCCCATGGACCCCAATTACCCCAGCGCCCGGCTGGCGTTCGTGCTGGAGGACAGCCGCGCCGCCCTGCTGCTGACCGGCGCCCCCCTCCTGCAACGCTGCGCCAGCCTGCCGGCCGTCGAGACCCTTTGCCTGGAAGCAGACGTTGCCACCGCGCCCGCCGACGACGCCAACCCGGCCAGAACCACCCGGCCGTCGGATGCGGCCTACATCATCTATACCTCCGGCTCCACCGGGCAGCCCAAGGGCGTGGTCGTCGAGCATCGCGGCTTGGCCAACACCACGGCGTGGTGCATGGCCTATTTCGGCGTCCGGGACACGGACCGCTGCCTGCAAGCGGTCAACGTGGCTTTCGACGCCATCATGCTGGACCTGTGGCCCTGCCTTTGCAGCGGCGCGGCGCTGTACGTCGCCGAACCCGGCCTGCTGGCATCCAGTGACGACTTGAAAGCCTGGCTCGACGACCATGGCATCACCCTGGCCGGCCTGCCCACCCCCATCGCGGAAAGCCTGCTGAGCGACGGCTGGCGCAGCCGATCGCTGACCCGACTGTTCACCGGCGGCGACCGTCTGCACCGCTATCCGCCGCAGACGGCCAATTTCAAGCTGCACAACCTGTACGGCCCCACCGAATGCAGCATCGTCACCTCCGCCACGCCGGTGCTGCCGAAGCGGCCGGCCGACCCCGAGTTCCCGGCCATCGGCGCGCCCATCGCCAATACCCGCATCGTCATCCTGGACGGACGCGACAACCCGCTCCCCATCGGCGTTCCCGGCGAACTGTGCATCGCCGGAACCGGCCTGGCGCGGGGCTATTTGAACCGGCCGGAGCTGACCGCGGAAAAGTTTTGCGAAGTAGAGCTGTTCGGCCGCCGCGAGCGGGTTTACAAGAGCGGCGACCTGGCGAGATTGCGCTGCCTAAATGATTCCACCGGGGATTTGACCGTCGAGTTCCTCGGCCGCATCGACCAGCAAGTGAAACTGCGCGGCTTTCGCATCGAGCTGGGCGAAATCGAGGCCGCGCTGGCGCAACACGGGGCGGTGGACGAAGCGGTGGTGCTGCTCTACGACAAGCGCGGGGAAAAGCGCCTAGTGGCTTATGTCACGCCGTCCATCGCTACCGACGAGCTGCGCGCTTGGCTCAAGGCCTGGCTGCCGGACTACATGATCCCCGCCGACTTCATCGCCTTGGACCAACTGCCCCTGACGCCCAACGGCAAGGTGGACAAGGCCGCCCTGCCGGAACCGCATATCGCCGCCGCTAGCGGCCCGGCGCAGGCGGCGCCGCCCGGGGACGAAACCGAAATGCTGCTGTGCAGCCTGTGGAGCCAAGTGCTCGGCCTGCCCATCGACAACGTCCACAGCGATTTTTTCCGTGCCGGCGGCCACTCCCTGGTGGCGACCCAGCTCGCTTCGCGGCTGCGCGACAGCTTCGGCGTGGAAGTGCCGGTGAAGGCCATTTTCGAATACCCGGTGCTGAAGGATTTGGCCGCTTGGCTGCGGCGCCAACAAGGCGCGCCGGAGCTGCCGCCGCTGTTGCCCTTGGCGGACGGCGAGGAGCCGGTGCTGTCTTTCGCCCAGCGCCGGCTGTGGTTCCTGGCCAAGCTGGACGGGCAAAGCACCACCTACAACATCCCGGCCGCCTTGCGCCTGGAAGGAAACCTGAACCGTCCCGCCCTGCAAACGGCGCTGGCAACATTGATACAACGGCACGTCAGCCTGCGGCTGTGTTTTCCGGAAATCGACGGCCGGCCGGCGCTGCGGGTGCGCGACGGGGACGTGCCGCTGGCGGTTACCGACTTGAGCGGCTTGCCCGAGGCCGACCGGCAAAAAGAATTGAACCGGCTGATTGCCGAGCACGCGCTGTTTCCCTTCGACCTGGCGGCGGGACCGCTCATCGACCTGCGCCTGGTCAAGCTGGGCGAGACCAGCCACGTGCTGTTGCTGAACCTGCACCACATCGTCAGCGACGGCTGGTCCATGGGCATCTTCCTGCGGGAATGGCGCGAGCTGTACGACAGCCAGGTGGAGGGCCGCCCGCCGCGGCTGGCCGATCCGGGCGTGCAATACACCGACTACGCCGCCTGGCAGCGCGGTTGGCTACAAGGCGAGTTCCTGGAGCGGCAACTGCATTACTGGGAAACCAAGCTGGCCGGCGCCCCCGCCCTGCTGCACCTGCCGACGGACGCGCCGCGCCCGGCGCTGATGAGCTACAACGGTGCCCGCCTCAAGCGCGTGGTGCCGCCGGCAGTCGGCCAGCGCCTGGAGCAACTGGGCCGGGAGCACAGCGCCACTCTTTACATGGTGCTGCTCGCCGCCTTCGACGTGTTGCTGTACCGCTACAGCGGCTGCGACGACATCCTGGTGGGCAGCCCCATCGCCAACCGCACCCACAGCCGCACGGAAGACATCGTCGGCCTGTTCGTCAACACCCTCGTCCTGCGCACCCGCATCGACCCATCGGCCGATTTTATCGACCTGTTAAGCGCCGTGCGCCGCACCGCCCTGGAAGCCTACGCCCACCAGGACATTCCTTTCGAGTACCTGGTGGAGCGACTGAAACCCCAGCGCAGCTTGAGTTACAGCCCGCTGTTCCAGGTGATGTTCTCGCTGCAGAACGCCCCCATGGAGGCCCTGGAGCTGGCGGAGCTAAACGTGTCTTTCCTGCCCCACCAATACCCCATCGCCAAATACGATTTGACCCTGGACGTGGTGGAGCGCGCCGACGGGCTGCACTGCCATTGGGAATATTGCAGCGACCTGTTCCAGGCCGAAACCGTGCTAGCCATGGCGGAGCATTTCGCCCTGTTGCTGGAAGCCATCGCTGCCGACCCGGCCCGCTGTCCGCACCAATTCCCCATCCTGCCCCAGGAAGAAGCGCAGCGGCTACGGGCGCTGGGCGAAGCGCGCGAGGAATTCCCCGGCCAGCCGACCGTCGTCGGCCTGTTCGACCGGCAGGCGAGAGCAACGCCGCAGCATCCCGCCCTGCTGTCCGACGCCGGCCAGCTTAGCTATCGACAACTGGCCGCCAGGGCCGACCATCTGGCCGGCCGCCTGATCGACCTCGGCGTCCAAACCGGCGACATCGTCGCCATCTGCATGGAACGCGGCGCCGACATGGTGGCCGCCCTGCTGGGCGTGCTCAAGGCGGGGGGCGCCTACCTACCCATCGATCCCCATCACCCCCAGGCGCGCATCGCCCTGCTGCTGGAAGAGTGCGGCACCCAGCTGGTATTGACGCAAAGCGGGACTTGGCACGCGCTGCCGACATCCGCCGCCAAAGCCGTGCCGGTGGATGCCCTGTGGCAATCCATGCCCGACGGCATCCAGCCCGTCGACCGCAGCCGCCCGGACGGCCTGGCCTACGTCATCTACACCTCCGGATCCACCGGCCGGCCCAAGGGCGTGGCGGTGGAGCACGCCGCCCTGGCGGGGCACTGGCACGCCGCGCAACGGATTTACCGCGTCACGCCGCAAGATCGGGTGCTCAATTTCGCCGCCTTTACCTTCGACGTGGCCCTGGAGCAGATCACCGCCGCCCTGCTGGCCGGCGCCACCCTGGTGCTGCCGCCCCACGACGTGTTGGACGCGCAACGCTTCTTGCAATTCATGCGGCACTGGGCGGTGACGGTGGCGGACTTGCCGCCGGCTTACTGGCAACAGGTGCTGACGTTGTTGGAGAAAGCGGAAGAGCTGCCGCCCGCCCTGCGCCTGCTCATCCTGGGCGGCGAAGCGCTGGATGCCGGACTGGCGCGAAGGACGGCAGAACGCCTGGCGCACCGGCCGGAACTCACCGTGCTGAACGCCTATGGGCCAACCGAGGGCGTCATCACCGCCACGGTGTTCCAAGTCGACGGCGACACGGGGCAACAGCGTTTCGCCGCCAGCGCCCCCATCGGCACTCCCCTGGCCAACGTGGGCGCGCACATCCTGGACCGGAACCACAGGCCGGTGCCCATCGGCGTGCCCGGCGAGCTGTGCATCTCCGGCGCGCTGGCCAGGGGCTACCTCAACCGGCCGGAGCTGACGGAGCAGAGCTTTATCGAACTGGAGGTTTTCGGCCAGAGACGGCGCCTGTATAAAACCGGCGACCAGGCCCGCTGGGTCAGGACCGATGGCGACGGCTTGATACTGGAATTCCTCGGCCGCATGGATCACCAGATCAAGCTGCGCGGTTTCCGCATCGAGCCGGGCGAAATCGAAACCGTGCTGGCCCGCCACGAGGGTATCCGGGAAGCGGCGGTCATCCCCTCGCCCCACGGCGGCCAATTGGTGGCCTTCGTCACCGGCCAGCCGCCGGAAGACCTGCGGGAGTGGCTGAAGCGGCAGTTGCCGGATTACATGGTGCCGGCCTCCTTCGTCACCCTGCCCGCCCTGCCGTTGACCAGCGCCGGCAAGGTGGATCGCGCCGCGCTGGCCGGCATGGTCGAATCGGGCGGCGACGCCAATACGGCGCCCGCCTACACGGCGCCGCGCAACCCCGCCGAGGAACGGCTGTGCGAACTGTGGCAAAGCTTGCTCGGACGGGAACGGGTCGGCATCCACGACGACTTCTTCGAGCTGGGCGGCCACTCGCTGCTGATGACCGAACTGACCTATCAAATCCGCGAGGTCTTCCAAACCGAGGTTTCCCTGCGCCGCCTGTTCGAATCCCCCACCGTCGCCGCCATGGCCGGCCTCATCACCCACGGCGAGCGCACAGGCCCCGCGCTGGATTTAGCCGGCGAAGCCACGCTGGAACCGGACATCGTCCCCACCGCACCGTGGAGCCCGGCGGCGCCGGAAAAGCTTTTATTGACCGGCGCCACCGGTTTTCTCGGCGTTTTCCTGCTCCACGAACTGTTGCGGCAAACCTCGGCGGACATCTACTGCCTAGTCCGTTGTGCCGACGGCGCAGAAGGCAACCGCCGGCTGCGCGAGCAGCTGCAAGCCCACCGGATCTGGGACGAGGCTTTCGCGCAACGCATTATTGCCGTTCCGGGCGACCTGGCCCAAGCGGGGCTGGGCATGGCGCCGGAGCAATACCGGCAATTGGCCGAACAACTGGACGGCATCTACCACAACGGCGCCCTGGTCAACCACGTCTATCCCTACGAGGCGCTGAAAGCCGCCAACGTGGCAGGAACCAAGGAAATCCTGCGGCTGGCCGTCGCCGGCGGCAAGACCAAGCCGGTGCATTACGTCTCGTCCATCCTGTCCACGGAAGGCGACGATGCGACGCCGGTGGTGAAGGAAACCGACTTCCCGGCGCCGGAACAAGTGGCCGGCCAGGGCTATCCGCAGACCAAATGGGTGGCGGAAAAGCTGATGCGCAACGCGGCGGAACGGGGTATTCCGGTCTACGTCTACCGGCCCACCCGGGTGTGCGGGCACAGCCTGACCGGGGTGTCCAACGGCAAGGACTTCCTGACCCTGTTGCTGCAGGGCTGCCTGCAAATCGGCAGGATGCCGCCGATTGCCGGCGTGTGCGACAATCTAGTGCCGGTGGATTACGTCAGCCGTGCGCTGGTGCACCTGTCCAAGCAACGCGAGTTGGCCGGCCAGACTTTCCACTTGTCCAATCCCCACTCGACCCCGCTGCGCGAGCTGTTGCTATGGGCGCAATCCTACGGCCACCGCCTGGAGGAAGTGCCTTACCCCGCCTGGAAACAGGCGCTGGCCCAATCGCGCGACAATCCTTTGTACCCTTACCTGGCGAACCTGCCGGAGGACAACGTGTTTGCAAGACCCGCATCCCAGGATGCCGCCCGCATCGACTGCCGCAATACCCTGCGAGGACTGCAAGGGTCGGATATTGTCTGCCCCCAGGTCGATCGCGCTTTGTTCGGCCGGCAGCTTGCCGCCCAGACCTAA